From a region of the Erinaceus europaeus chromosome 14, mEriEur2.1, whole genome shotgun sequence genome:
- the CCDC137 gene encoding coiled-coil domain-containing protein 137, with protein MKSRQEMKNPISNKKRKKKAQVIFRKTLEKEAKGVQPDIAVPKFKQSKRETDRAYIQRMEQETQHVLFLSKNQTDQRPEVQVAPKKNSERKKAYQKRRLDKIQQKKEEKAAERLEQELLQDTVKFGEVALQPPELTAKPRTSVSKNQPARKSLMLMRMLLSPGAGSQSPNISLARQRIVGEERERAVQAYRVLKKQWQQHWQQGTVSS; from the exons CCCAGGTGATCTTCAGAAAAACATTGGAGAAGGAAGCCAAGGGAGTCCAGCCAGACATAGCTGTGCCCAAGTTCAAGCAGAGTAAGCGGGAGACAGACAGAGCATACATCCAGCGCATGGAGCAGGAGACCCAGCACGTGCTGTTCCTCAGCAAGAACCAGACTGACCAGCGGCCAGAGGTGCAGGTGGCACCCAAGAAGaattcagagaggaagaaagc GTACCAGAAGCGACGGCTGGACAAGATTCagcagaagaaggaagagaaggccgcAGAAAGGCTGGAGCAGGAGCTACTTCAgg ATACAGTAAAGTTTGGGGAGGTTGCCCTGCAGCCCCCAGAGCTGACTGCCAAGCCCAGGACAAGCGTGAGCAAGAACCAG ccCGCCAGGAAGTCGCTAATGCTAATGAGAATGCTTTTGAGTCCTGGCGCCGGGTCCCAGTCTCCAAACATCTCGCTAGCCCGGCAGCGTATTGTTGGGGAGGAAAGAGAACGGGCCGTGCAGGCTTATCGGGTGCTGAAGAAGCAGTGGCAACAACACTGGCAGCAGGGGACTGTGTCATCATAG